A part of Silurus meridionalis isolate SWU-2019-XX chromosome 18, ASM1480568v1, whole genome shotgun sequence genomic DNA contains:
- the hlx1 gene encoding H2.0-like homeobox protein isoform X2, giving the protein MYTAGLNPLYASNFSLWSAYCSGGFAMDTVKKPSFCIADILHFGDGESVAGSPALVTHMGARAQVHPAASPLRPSPLAPDASVFAGRVSAASASYHRHGLHLTSVARTTFFSQSVPPLSSKDLKFGIDRILSTEFEAKSKESSSLRGPYAVLTKDTMPQTYKRKRSWSRAVFSNLQRKGLEKRFEIQKYVTKPDRKQLAAMLGLTDAQVKVWFQNRRMKWRHSKEAQAQKDKEKEESDKAEVESEHKTRDESECDSEQSESDFDDDAEQKRDVNMSESSKQSVIIAGPLPVGPDITPSSNSVKETTGSTQKPF; this is encoded by the exons ATGTATACAGCCGGGCTGAATCCCCTTTACGCGTCCAATTTTAGCCTCTGGTCCGCCTATTGTTCGGGTGGCTTTGCCATGGACACGGTGAAAAAGCCTTCGTTTTGCATTGCCGACATCCTACATTTTGGAGACGGCGAGAGCGTGGCTGGATCTCCAGCGCTCGTCACCCACATGGGAGCCAGAGCTCAAGTTCATCCCGCGGCGTCTCCGCTGCGCCCGTCTCCGTTAGCGCCGGACGCGTCCGTGTTCGCCGGGAGAGTGAGCGCAGCGTCTGCCTCCTATCACAGGCACGGATTACACTTGACCTCTGTGGCCAGGACCACGTTCTTCTCTCAATCAGTACCTCCACTTTCTAGCAAAGATCTCAAGTTCGGCATTGATCGGATACTGTCGACAGAATTCGAAGCGAAATCAAAAGAGTCTTCATCACTCAGAG GGCCCTATGCAGTCCTTACCAAAGACACAATGCCACAGACATACAAAAGGAAAAGGTCCTGGTCCAGAGCCGTGTTCTCCAACCTCCAGAGGAAAGGTCTAGAGAAACGATTTGAAATTCAGAAGTACGTCACGAAACCCGACCGAAAACAGCTTGCTGCGATGCTGGGCCTTACGGATGCTCAG GTCAAAGTGTGGTTTCAGAACCGCCGAATGAAATGGAGACATTCCAAAGAGGCCCAGGCCCAGAAGGACAAAGAGAAGGAAGAGTCGGATAAAGCCGAGGTCGAGTCCGAGCACAAAACACGCGACGAGTCCGAGTGCGACTCCGAGCAAAGCGAGTCCGACTTCGACGATGACgcagaacagaaaagagatGTGAACATGTCAGAATCGAGCAAACAAAGCGTTATAATCGCCGGGCCTCTTCCTGTAGGCCCAGACATCACACCCTCATCAAACTCCGTGAAAGAGACTACAGGATCCACACAGAAACCGTTCTGA
- the hlx1 gene encoding H2.0-like homeobox protein isoform X1, with product MYTAGLNPLYASNFSLWSAYCSGGFAMDTVKKPSFCIADILHFGDGESVAGSPALVTHMGARAQVHPAASPLRPSPLAPDASVFAGRVSAASASYHRHGLHLTSVARTTFFSQSVPPLSSKDLKFGIDRILSTEFEAKSKESSSLRDHTSVVSPNRQSVSMQPSAGQYFTAIEPGMSDASSIISSSRHSGHQYQDTFPGPYAVLTKDTMPQTYKRKRSWSRAVFSNLQRKGLEKRFEIQKYVTKPDRKQLAAMLGLTDAQVKVWFQNRRMKWRHSKEAQAQKDKEKEESDKAEVESEHKTRDESECDSEQSESDFDDDAEQKRDVNMSESSKQSVIIAGPLPVGPDITPSSNSVKETTGSTQKPF from the exons ATGTATACAGCCGGGCTGAATCCCCTTTACGCGTCCAATTTTAGCCTCTGGTCCGCCTATTGTTCGGGTGGCTTTGCCATGGACACGGTGAAAAAGCCTTCGTTTTGCATTGCCGACATCCTACATTTTGGAGACGGCGAGAGCGTGGCTGGATCTCCAGCGCTCGTCACCCACATGGGAGCCAGAGCTCAAGTTCATCCCGCGGCGTCTCCGCTGCGCCCGTCTCCGTTAGCGCCGGACGCGTCCGTGTTCGCCGGGAGAGTGAGCGCAGCGTCTGCCTCCTATCACAGGCACGGATTACACTTGACCTCTGTGGCCAGGACCACGTTCTTCTCTCAATCAGTACCTCCACTTTCTAGCAAAGATCTCAAGTTCGGCATTGATCGGATACTGTCGACAGAATTCGAAGCGAAATCAAAAGAGTCTTCATCACTCAGAG ATCACACGTCTGTTGTTAGTCCGAACCGCCAGTCAGTGTCCATGCAGCCGAGCGCAGGGCAGTACTTCACCGCCATAGAGCCGGGGATGAGCGACGCATCCTCCATTATAAGTTCATCCAGACATTCAGGGCATCAGTATCAGGACACTTTCCCAG GGCCCTATGCAGTCCTTACCAAAGACACAATGCCACAGACATACAAAAGGAAAAGGTCCTGGTCCAGAGCCGTGTTCTCCAACCTCCAGAGGAAAGGTCTAGAGAAACGATTTGAAATTCAGAAGTACGTCACGAAACCCGACCGAAAACAGCTTGCTGCGATGCTGGGCCTTACGGATGCTCAG GTCAAAGTGTGGTTTCAGAACCGCCGAATGAAATGGAGACATTCCAAAGAGGCCCAGGCCCAGAAGGACAAAGAGAAGGAAGAGTCGGATAAAGCCGAGGTCGAGTCCGAGCACAAAACACGCGACGAGTCCGAGTGCGACTCCGAGCAAAGCGAGTCCGACTTCGACGATGACgcagaacagaaaagagatGTGAACATGTCAGAATCGAGCAAACAAAGCGTTATAATCGCCGGGCCTCTTCCTGTAGGCCCAGACATCACACCCTCATCAAACTCCGTGAAAGAGACTACAGGATCCACACAGAAACCGTTCTGA